A single genomic interval of Sphingopyxis sp. CCNWLW2 harbors:
- a CDS encoding DUF4189 domain-containing protein, producing the protein MTRNLDIPWIGRMFLIALAWCLWPASAQAQHYPCNGPGPGERLVGMAPGGPGVAPTPLCARDDSGGAPQQPAAPSNSYAAIAWHVDAADVWVDGNYTGANNVAEQGALDACNKVMGGGCTPAGTWWNSSIAIIRDKEGYFYKGWAGDGGAERDRVMADCSAKQLLPCEVFATIRASTNRRFPGAGARKFFAASAWVKGGAADGYNAKLYVASGYHSADAASAAAIKACSDATSLSCETNTLTGNGFIQAYRLNGSDDSATTETTAKRAKEAAQANCKKQKSATCDLQALFDSRKSGLFVHDFAQTKAR; encoded by the coding sequence ATGACGCGCAACCTCGACATCCCCTGGATCGGGAGGATGTTTCTGATCGCGTTGGCCTGGTGCCTTTGGCCTGCCTCGGCGCAGGCACAGCACTATCCCTGCAACGGTCCCGGGCCGGGCGAACGGCTGGTCGGGATGGCCCCCGGCGGCCCGGGCGTCGCCCCGACGCCGCTGTGCGCGCGCGACGACAGCGGCGGCGCGCCGCAGCAGCCCGCGGCGCCCAGCAACAGCTATGCGGCGATTGCCTGGCATGTCGACGCCGCCGATGTCTGGGTCGACGGCAATTACACCGGCGCGAACAATGTCGCCGAGCAGGGCGCGCTCGATGCGTGCAACAAAGTGATGGGCGGCGGCTGTACGCCGGCCGGCACCTGGTGGAATTCATCGATCGCGATCATCCGCGACAAGGAGGGATATTTCTACAAGGGCTGGGCGGGCGATGGCGGCGCCGAGCGCGATCGGGTGATGGCAGACTGTTCGGCCAAGCAATTGTTGCCGTGCGAGGTTTTCGCGACGATCCGCGCGAGCACTAACCGGCGCTTCCCCGGCGCCGGCGCGCGCAAATTTTTCGCCGCGTCGGCGTGGGTCAAGGGCGGCGCCGCCGACGGATATAACGCCAAACTCTATGTCGCGAGCGGTTACCACAGCGCCGATGCCGCGAGCGCGGCGGCGATCAAGGCATGCAGCGACGCGACATCGCTTTCTTGCGAAACGAACACGCTGACCGGCAATGGATTCATCCAGGCGTATCGCTTGAACGGCAGCGACGACAGCGCGACCACCGAAACGACGGCGAAGCGCGCGAAGGAAGCGGCGCAGGCGAACTGCAAGAAACAAAAGAGCGCGACATGCGATTTGCAGGCACTGTTCGACAGCCGCAAATCGGGGCTGTTCGTGCACGACTTCGCGCAGACGAAGGCGCGGTAG
- a CDS encoding tyrosine-type recombinase/integrase: MGRSEFDYLPPRPAWNAGRKVGAKRPLKPRQIWAIRFHLDREHRLRDRALFDLAIDSKLRGCDLVKIKIGDLVAGGELRTRAMVIQQKTNRPVQFEIMSDARGSLLAWLERRGGSIEDFAFPSRVDHSAHMSTRQYARLVDEWVTAVGLRSEDYGTHSLRRTKASIIYKATGNLRAVQILLGHTKIENTVRYLGVDVEDALTLAEGIEV; encoded by the coding sequence ATGGGTAGATCAGAATTCGACTATTTGCCTCCACGACCGGCGTGGAATGCCGGTCGAAAGGTAGGTGCAAAGCGGCCGTTAAAGCCACGGCAGATATGGGCAATTCGCTTCCACTTGGATCGAGAGCACCGGCTTCGAGACCGGGCGCTGTTCGATCTCGCAATCGACAGCAAGTTGCGAGGCTGCGATCTTGTGAAGATCAAGATCGGCGATCTCGTCGCCGGCGGTGAGTTGAGAACGCGGGCAATGGTGATCCAGCAAAAGACCAATCGACCAGTTCAATTCGAAATCATGTCGGATGCTCGCGGAAGCCTCTTGGCATGGCTTGAGCGGCGCGGTGGATCAATCGAGGATTTTGCGTTCCCCAGCCGGGTCGACCACTCTGCTCATATGAGCACGCGTCAATATGCGCGTCTCGTCGATGAATGGGTAACGGCCGTTGGACTTCGAAGCGAAGACTACGGGACGCATTCGTTGCGCAGAACAAAAGCGTCGATCATTTACAAGGCGACCGGGAACTTGCGAGCTGTGCAGATTCTGCTCGGCCACACCAAGATTGAAAATACCGTGCGATACCTCGGCGTTGACGTTGAAGACGCGTTGACGCTGGCAGAAGGCATCGAAGTCTAA
- a CDS encoding NAD(P)/FAD-dependent oxidoreductase, with product MSRASATHHRDLRTGQSIWSARRRPAIAARPLTRDIACDVVVVGAGVSGALIAETLSEAGLNIVIVDRRGPAEGSTAASTAMLQYELDTPLTLMAERIGREKAERIWRRSRQSVDALRERTERLGLAVDGATRGSIYLDGNVLDADGLAVEADARRRAGFEVELLKPAAVQERYGIKGRHALIGFGNYSADPRRLTAGYLNVALARGARFYAPVDICDIAPTGEGVTLVSARGPRIRARHVVMATGYEMMKGIPRKGNKIISSWSIATRPQPRAIWPTAAMIWEAADPYLYIRTTPRGEIICGGEDEEIGDAALRDAKLLDKATTLSRKLAALLPGVDATPAYSWAGSFGDSPVGTPTIGRIPGMPNCYAAMGYGGNGITFSMMAAQMLRGLICGYGDPDADLVSFHRSF from the coding sequence GTGAGCCGCGCATCGGCGACCCATCATCGCGATCTCCGGACCGGCCAGTCGATCTGGTCGGCACGGCGTCGTCCCGCGATCGCTGCGCGGCCGTTGACAAGGGATATCGCGTGCGACGTGGTCGTCGTCGGGGCCGGCGTGTCGGGCGCGCTGATCGCGGAGACGTTGTCGGAAGCGGGGCTCAACATCGTGATCGTCGATCGCCGGGGACCGGCAGAGGGGTCGACTGCGGCGTCGACCGCGATGCTGCAATATGAACTCGACACGCCGCTGACCTTGATGGCCGAGCGGATCGGTCGTGAAAAGGCCGAACGCATCTGGCGGCGATCCCGCCAGTCGGTCGACGCGCTACGCGAACGGACCGAACGGCTGGGCCTTGCGGTCGATGGTGCGACGCGCGGCTCGATCTATCTCGACGGCAATGTGCTCGATGCTGACGGGCTTGCGGTCGAAGCCGACGCCCGGCGGCGTGCGGGCTTCGAGGTGGAATTGCTCAAACCCGCTGCGGTTCAGGAGCGTTACGGGATCAAGGGACGTCACGCGCTGATTGGATTCGGCAATTACTCCGCCGATCCGCGTCGTCTCACTGCAGGTTATCTGAATGTCGCGCTGGCGCGGGGCGCCCGGTTCTACGCGCCCGTCGATATCTGTGACATCGCGCCGACGGGCGAGGGGGTCACCTTGGTATCGGCTCGCGGCCCCCGTATTCGCGCACGCCATGTCGTCATGGCAACGGGATATGAGATGATGAAGGGAATCCCGCGCAAGGGAAACAAGATCATCTCGAGCTGGTCGATCGCGACGCGCCCGCAACCCCGTGCCATCTGGCCGACCGCCGCGATGATATGGGAAGCCGCCGATCCCTACCTCTACATCCGGACGACCCCGCGCGGAGAAATCATCTGCGGCGGCGAGGATGAGGAAATAGGCGATGCGGCTCTCCGCGACGCCAAGCTCCTCGACAAGGCGACGACGCTGTCGCGAAAGCTTGCTGCCCTGCTGCCAGGAGTGGACGCGACGCCCGCCTATAGCTGGGCTGGCAGTTTCGGCGACAGCCCGGTCGGGACACCGACCATCGGCCGCATTCCCGGCATGCCGAATTGCTATGCCGCGATGGGATATGGCGGCAATGGCATCACCTTCTCGATGATGGCCGCGCAGATGCTGCGCGGCCTGATTTGCGGCTATGGCGATCCCGACGCCGATCTGGTCAGCTTCCACCGCAGTTTTTGA
- a CDS encoding catalase, whose translation MPKSPPPSPANDHALREHSPGKGQPRIEVSRGNGDELHQNATSSGKSADAAFLTDNFGHRISDNQNSLRAGERGPTLLEDFVLREKIFHFDHERIPERIVHARGSGAHGVFECTKAIPGLTKASILQKEGATCPVFVRFSTVAGGAGSVDTPRDVRGFAVKLYTDSGNWDLVGNNIPVFFIQDAMKFPDLVHSVKMEADRGYPQAASAHDTFWDFIGLMPEAMHMIMWAMSDRTIPRSLRMIEGFGVHTFRFVNEKGEGKFVKFHWKPVLGIQSTTWDEAVKIAGADPDFHRRDLFEAIDAGDFPAWDLGVQVFDEAFAEKQPYDVLDATKLIPEEDVPVEIVGRMTLNRNVDNFFAETEQVAFLPSNIIPGIDFSNDPLLQGRLFSYLDTQKSRLGTTNFHQIPINAPKCPFHNFQRDGMMQTLVPTGRANYEPNSLAEAGENGGPRASAETGFSTFTANDERNDPAQKLRIRAELFADHFSQARLFYLSQTENEQAHIVSALVFELSKVTLDHVRARVVGQLRNIDEDLATRVAMGLAIDLPAKEKAARAPVDLETSDALSIQKNADDTMEGRKVAILFAEGSDKAAIDKLKGDIKSAGGTAFLVAPKVGGIKVKGGTLKADGQLAGSPSVLFDAVASILTEEQAEALSGQGAAVQWFMDAYGHCKTIAHDEATQLLLDKAGVEKDGGVVAIDKFESVGTRRHWAREAKVRDLA comes from the coding sequence ATGCCGAAATCTCCGCCGCCGTCGCCTGCTAATGATCATGCGCTCCGCGAGCACTCGCCCGGCAAAGGCCAGCCCAGAATCGAGGTGAGCCGCGGCAATGGTGACGAGCTGCACCAGAATGCGACATCGAGCGGCAAATCGGCCGACGCTGCGTTCTTGACCGACAATTTCGGTCATCGCATTTCGGACAACCAGAATTCGCTTCGCGCCGGCGAGCGCGGGCCGACGCTGCTCGAGGACTTTGTCCTTCGCGAGAAAATCTTCCACTTCGACCATGAGCGTATTCCAGAGCGGATCGTCCACGCCCGCGGTTCGGGCGCGCATGGTGTGTTCGAATGCACCAAGGCGATCCCCGGGCTGACCAAGGCGTCGATCCTGCAGAAGGAGGGCGCGACTTGTCCGGTCTTCGTCCGCTTCTCGACCGTCGCCGGCGGCGCCGGATCGGTCGACACCCCGCGCGATGTGCGTGGCTTCGCGGTCAAGCTCTACACCGACAGCGGCAATTGGGACCTTGTCGGCAACAATATTCCGGTCTTCTTTATCCAGGACGCGATGAAATTCCCCGACCTTGTTCACAGCGTCAAGATGGAGGCCGACCGCGGTTATCCGCAGGCGGCGAGCGCCCACGACACCTTCTGGGACTTCATCGGGCTGATGCCCGAGGCGATGCACATGATCATGTGGGCGATGTCTGACCGCACGATCCCGCGGAGCCTGCGCATGATCGAGGGTTTCGGCGTCCACACCTTCCGCTTCGTCAACGAAAAGGGCGAAGGCAAATTCGTCAAATTCCACTGGAAACCCGTGCTCGGCATCCAGTCGACGACATGGGACGAGGCGGTCAAGATCGCCGGCGCCGATCCCGATTTCCATCGCCGCGACCTGTTCGAGGCGATCGATGCGGGCGACTTCCCGGCATGGGATCTCGGCGTGCAGGTGTTCGACGAAGCTTTCGCCGAGAAGCAGCCTTATGACGTGCTCGACGCGACCAAGCTGATCCCGGAGGAGGATGTTCCGGTCGAGATCGTCGGCCGCATGACGCTCAACCGCAACGTCGACAATTTCTTTGCCGAGACCGAGCAGGTCGCCTTCCTGCCGTCGAACATCATTCCGGGGATCGATTTCAGCAACGACCCACTCTTGCAGGGCAGGCTCTTCTCTTATCTCGACACGCAGAAATCGCGGCTGGGAACGACCAATTTCCACCAGATCCCGATCAACGCGCCCAAATGCCCGTTCCACAATTTCCAGCGCGACGGGATGATGCAGACGCTCGTGCCGACCGGGCGTGCCAACTACGAACCCAACAGTCTTGCCGAAGCCGGCGAGAATGGTGGTCCGCGCGCGAGCGCCGAAACGGGCTTCTCGACGTTCACGGCCAACGACGAGCGGAACGACCCTGCGCAGAAGCTGCGCATTCGCGCCGAGCTTTTCGCCGATCATTTCAGCCAAGCACGGCTGTTCTATTTGTCGCAGACGGAGAATGAGCAGGCGCATATCGTCTCGGCGTTGGTGTTCGAATTGTCGAAGGTCACGCTCGATCATGTCCGCGCCCGCGTCGTCGGCCAGCTTCGCAACATCGATGAGGATCTTGCGACGCGTGTCGCCATGGGACTCGCCATCGATCTGCCGGCGAAGGAAAAGGCCGCGCGCGCGCCGGTCGATCTCGAAACGTCCGACGCGCTGTCGATCCAGAAGAATGCCGACGATACGATGGAGGGCCGCAAGGTCGCGATCCTCTTTGCCGAAGGATCAGACAAGGCGGCGATCGACAAGCTGAAGGGCGACATCAAAAGCGCCGGCGGCACCGCCTTCCTCGTCGCGCCGAAGGTCGGCGGGATCAAGGTCAAGGGCGGCACGCTCAAGGCCGACGGCCAGCTCGCGGGCTCGCCCTCGGTGCTGTTCGACGCCGTGGCTTCGATACTGACCGAAGAACAGGCCGAAGCGCTGTCGGGGCAGGGCGCGGCGGTCCAGTGGTTCATGGACGCCTATGGCCATTGCAAGACGATCGCGCATGACGAGGCGACGCAGTTGCTGCTCGACAAGGCGGGGGTCGAAAAGGACGGCGGTGTCGTTGCGATCGACAAGTTCGAAAGTGTGGGCACCCGGCGTCATTGGGCACGCGAAGCCAAGGTGCGCGATCTTGCCTGA
- a CDS encoding glycoside hydrolase family 130 protein, whose amino-acid sequence MVHLVQDELRLHADPTRVVVRPFHLAWQASGPDLERVQRLAREIVTLDTRTVRAELSVVLRDFADRHWQIEKVFEDRFEQIEPKLGLEGLTLKREMRLLIGAYFCHEYSYAAAALMNPSVVRHPDQTGLEEGCIRILLSLRAVGEGHISTIAFREGIITCDRELTLLPQPAFATAAMLGPHRDDKPDDVVSLYRQKDSTLSGTVIFPITEAQRNGLEDLRLLEFERDSGKSEWIGTYTAYSGRDIQSELLRTRDFRDFTLSPIKGKAGRNKGMALFPRKIDGQFCMIGRQDGKNLYLLRSDTVDQWEDGELLLEPRFPWELIQIGNCGAPIELDEGWLVLTHGVGAMRKYAIGAVLLDKADPSKVIGRTPNPILSAADEDREGYVPNVVYTCGAIRVGDDIFLPYGVADSSVCFAFVAIKEILAAMA is encoded by the coding sequence ATGGTGCATCTGGTACAGGATGAATTGCGGCTCCATGCCGACCCGACGCGCGTCGTCGTGCGGCCCTTTCACCTCGCATGGCAAGCATCGGGTCCCGATCTCGAACGCGTGCAGCGGCTGGCGCGCGAAATCGTGACGCTCGACACGCGCACCGTGCGCGCCGAGCTCAGCGTGGTGCTGCGCGATTTCGCCGATCGGCACTGGCAGATCGAGAAGGTGTTCGAGGATCGATTCGAGCAGATCGAACCCAAACTTGGTCTCGAAGGCCTCACATTGAAGCGCGAGATGCGCCTCTTGATCGGCGCCTATTTCTGTCACGAATATAGCTACGCGGCGGCGGCGCTGATGAACCCCAGCGTCGTTCGTCATCCCGACCAGACCGGGCTGGAGGAAGGCTGCATCCGCATCCTCCTGTCGCTGCGCGCTGTCGGCGAGGGTCATATTTCGACGATCGCCTTTCGCGAGGGAATCATTACCTGCGACCGCGAACTGACGCTGCTGCCGCAGCCCGCCTTCGCTACGGCGGCGATGCTTGGTCCGCACCGCGACGACAAGCCCGACGATGTTGTCTCGCTCTATCGGCAGAAGGACAGCACCCTTTCGGGCACGGTGATCTTCCCGATCACCGAGGCGCAGCGCAACGGGCTCGAGGATCTGCGGCTGCTCGAGTTCGAGCGCGATAGCGGCAAAAGCGAATGGATCGGGACCTACACCGCCTATAGCGGGCGAGACATCCAGTCCGAGCTGCTGCGGACGCGCGATTTCAGGGATTTCACGCTGAGCCCGATCAAGGGAAAGGCGGGACGCAACAAGGGCATGGCGCTGTTCCCACGCAAGATCGACGGGCAATTCTGCATGATCGGTCGGCAGGATGGCAAGAATCTCTATCTGCTGCGCTCGGACACGGTCGATCAGTGGGAGGACGGCGAATTATTGCTGGAGCCTCGCTTTCCATGGGAACTCATCCAGATCGGTAATTGCGGCGCGCCGATCGAGCTTGATGAAGGCTGGCTGGTGCTGACGCATGGGGTCGGCGCGATGCGCAAATACGCGATCGGCGCGGTGCTGCTTGACAAGGCCGATCCGTCGAAGGTGATCGGCCGGACGCCCAATCCGATCCTGTCAGCCGCCGACGAGGACCGCGAAGGCTATGTCCCCAATGTCGTCTACACCTGTGGAGCGATCCGCGTCGGCGACGATATTTTCCTGCCTTATGGTGTGGCGGACAGCTCGGTTTGCTTTGCGTTCGTCGCGATCAAGGAGATTCTGGCCGCCATGGCCTAG
- a CDS encoding glycosyltransferase — protein MILELVDRVSAPLIVTLHTVLAEPDADQRRVMERLIARATKLVVMSERSHDLLRSVYHADDDQIAMIAHGVPDRPFGRASQFKPQFGFAGKQVALTFGLLSPGKGIEAVIEALPAIIEDHPVFLYCIAGATHPNLLALEGEAYRERLHALAVSLGVDAHVRWINAFMDTDDLLDLLEAADIYVTPYTGAQQSTSGTLSYAMALGKAVISTPYVHAVELLADDHGVLVPFDDSDAIASEIRYLLGDADRLLTLQRRAYDRSRDMIWPVFAERTCSLIAESRVVPKAAPIPEHIGIDGFLRICDDTGILQHSVHMVPDRAHGYCVDDNARALMLMHRLDDDALGKCGQLTPVFAAFVLHAWNPDRGEFRNFMGFARNWLEDVGSEDSCGRTLWALGATAQGARDPGLRQWAHELFERTATSALDFESPRAIAFAILGADFVLAAHPEHDLADRILRSGADRLIALYQDAARPDWRWFEPVLAYDNCRLPEAMLRAGVRLERADVTACGVETLRWINDAQISPHGHYRPVGSDSFGHAHELPRPFDQQPLEIWAAIDAASAAYDVTGDDIWLAHARRAYDWFSGRNDRGVIVGDPLTGSSKDGINPRGLNLNEGAESVLAYQHATYAIRDFIRKAG, from the coding sequence ATGATCCTGGAACTGGTGGATCGTGTTTCCGCACCGCTGATCGTCACGCTTCATACGGTGCTCGCCGAACCTGACGCCGATCAGCGCCGCGTGATGGAGCGGTTGATCGCGCGCGCGACGAAGCTGGTCGTCATGTCCGAGCGCTCGCACGATCTGCTGCGAAGCGTCTATCATGCCGACGACGACCAGATCGCCATGATCGCCCATGGTGTCCCCGACCGCCCGTTCGGCCGCGCGTCGCAGTTCAAGCCGCAGTTCGGCTTTGCGGGCAAACAGGTCGCGCTGACCTTCGGTCTTTTGTCGCCGGGCAAGGGGATCGAGGCGGTCATCGAGGCATTGCCCGCGATCATCGAAGATCACCCCGTCTTCCTTTACTGCATCGCTGGCGCGACGCATCCCAATCTGCTGGCGCTTGAAGGCGAGGCCTATCGCGAACGACTCCATGCGCTCGCAGTCTCGCTCGGGGTCGATGCGCATGTCCGCTGGATCAACGCGTTCATGGACACCGACGATCTGCTCGATCTTCTCGAGGCGGCGGACATCTATGTGACGCCTTATACCGGTGCGCAGCAGTCGACGTCGGGCACGCTTTCCTACGCGATGGCGCTGGGCAAGGCCGTGATCTCGACACCCTATGTCCACGCGGTCGAGCTGCTCGCCGACGATCATGGCGTGCTGGTTCCCTTCGACGACAGCGATGCGATCGCGAGCGAAATCCGCTATCTGCTCGGCGATGCCGACCGGCTGCTCACGCTGCAGCGTCGCGCCTATGACCGCAGTCGCGACATGATCTGGCCGGTGTTCGCGGAGCGGACCTGTTCGCTGATCGCGGAAAGCCGCGTCGTGCCGAAAGCTGCGCCTATTCCCGAGCATATCGGTATCGATGGGTTCCTGCGCATTTGCGACGACACCGGCATCCTCCAGCACAGCGTTCATATGGTCCCCGATCGCGCGCACGGCTATTGCGTCGATGACAATGCGCGCGCGCTGATGTTGATGCACAGGCTGGACGACGACGCGCTCGGCAAGTGCGGACAACTGACCCCGGTCTTTGCTGCGTTCGTACTGCATGCCTGGAACCCCGACCGCGGCGAGTTTCGCAACTTCATGGGCTTCGCACGCAACTGGCTCGAGGATGTGGGGTCCGAAGACAGCTGCGGCCGAACCCTTTGGGCGCTCGGCGCGACGGCGCAGGGCGCGCGCGATCCAGGTCTGCGGCAATGGGCGCATGAATTGTTCGAGCGCACCGCGACGTCCGCGCTGGATTTCGAGTCACCGCGCGCGATTGCCTTTGCGATTCTCGGCGCCGACTTCGTGCTCGCGGCACATCCCGAGCATGATCTGGCGGACCGGATATTGCGCAGTGGCGCTGACCGGCTGATCGCGCTCTATCAGGATGCGGCGCGGCCGGACTGGCGATGGTTCGAGCCGGTACTCGCCTATGACAATTGCCGCCTGCCCGAAGCGATGCTGCGCGCGGGCGTACGACTTGAGCGCGCGGATGTTACCGCGTGCGGAGTCGAGACGTTGCGGTGGATCAACGATGCGCAGATTTCGCCTCATGGTCATTATCGCCCCGTCGGGTCCGACAGCTTCGGCCATGCCCATGAGCTGCCGCGGCCATTCGATCAGCAGCCGCTCGAGATTTGGGCCGCGATCGATGCCGCTTCGGCCGCCTATGATGTGACCGGCGACGATATCTGGCTGGCGCACGCGCGGCGCGCTTACGACTGGTTCTCCGGGCGTAACGACCGCGGCGTGATCGTTGGCGATCCGCTGACCGGGAGCAGCAAGGATGGCATTAACCCGCGCGGCCTGAACCTCAACGAAGGGGCGGAGTCGGTTCTTGCTTACCAGCACGCGACTTACGCGATCCGGGATTTTATCCGCAAAGCCGGCTGA
- a CDS encoding HAD-IIB family hydrolase, whose protein sequence is MKRLIAFDLDGTLAESKQPMEPAMGEALADLLGVADVAVISGGDWPQFEKQVATRLPERADLSRLWLMPTTGTKLYTFGSGAWQARYAEIFDDAEKRRIFEAFDAALLATGFVPETVWGERIEDRGSQITFSALGQEAPIDAKEKWDPDFAKRKVIQAELRQRLPGLSINMGGATSIDITREGVDKAYGLTKLSGASGVELGAMLFIGDAIFPGGNDYPAKALGLDTISVRNPEETLGIIGIIVACLK, encoded by the coding sequence ATGAAACGGCTAATTGCCTTCGATCTTGATGGAACGCTTGCCGAAAGCAAGCAGCCGATGGAACCCGCGATGGGTGAGGCGCTTGCCGATCTCCTCGGCGTGGCAGATGTTGCGGTGATATCCGGTGGCGACTGGCCGCAGTTCGAAAAACAGGTGGCGACGCGCCTTCCGGAGCGCGCGGACCTTTCCCGGCTCTGGCTCATGCCGACCACCGGCACCAAGCTCTATACGTTCGGCTCGGGCGCGTGGCAGGCGCGCTATGCCGAAATCTTTGACGATGCGGAGAAGCGACGCATATTCGAAGCCTTCGATGCGGCGCTACTGGCGACCGGGTTCGTTCCCGAAACGGTCTGGGGCGAACGGATCGAGGATCGCGGGAGTCAGATCACCTTTTCGGCCCTGGGTCAGGAAGCGCCGATCGATGCCAAGGAAAAATGGGATCCGGACTTCGCCAAACGCAAGGTGATTCAGGCCGAGCTTCGCCAACGTCTGCCCGGTCTGTCGATCAACATGGGCGGGGCGACGTCGATCGACATTACCCGTGAGGGCGTCGACAAGGCCTATGGCCTGACGAAGCTAAGCGGCGCCAGCGGTGTCGAACTGGGTGCGATGCTCTTTATCGGCGATGCGATCTTTCCGGGCGGCAATGATTATCCGGCGAAGGCGCTGGGCCTCGATACAATCTCCGTACGCAATCCCGAAGAAACGCTTGGAATCATCGGAATTATCGTCGCATGCCTGAAATGA
- a CDS encoding AMP-binding protein has product MTTGWKEPSRLCDIGRTQPGFGDRIALSEGNARLSYVELDRQIQRARGAYADMGLSPGDRVVLLLPTSIQFVVAYLGAHRAGLVVIPLNPLLGPDEIKFILASMRPAIVLADAADAPFDEADELRLEGTYWTDRNWMRGYNTAGSLILRR; this is encoded by the coding sequence ATGACGACCGGCTGGAAAGAGCCTTCACGACTCTGCGATATCGGGCGCACGCAGCCTGGATTTGGCGACAGGATCGCGCTTTCGGAGGGCAATGCGCGGCTGAGCTATGTCGAGCTTGATCGCCAGATTCAGCGCGCGCGCGGCGCCTATGCCGATATGGGATTATCTCCGGGTGATCGGGTCGTTCTGCTCCTTCCCACCTCCATCCAGTTCGTCGTCGCCTATCTCGGCGCGCATCGCGCCGGGCTCGTCGTGATCCCGCTCAATCCCTTGCTCGGTCCCGATGAGATAAAGTTCATCCTCGCATCCATGCGGCCGGCGATCGTGCTTGCGGACGCCGCCGATGCGCCCTTTGACGAAGCGGACGAGCTTCGCCTCGAGGGGACATACTGGACCGATCGGAACTGGATGCGAGGCTATAACACGGCGGGATCGCTCATCCTTCGACGTTAA
- the glpK gene encoding glycerol kinase GlpK — MASRDLAQHYPNPGWVEQDPEHIWQGALGTLRDILSADVAAIGITNQRETILLWERDTGRPLHNAIVWQDRRTADRCAALLAEGAEPMVRRKTGLLLDPYFSATKLAWLLDTIPGARARAERGELAAGTVDSFLLWRLTGGRVHATDVTNASRTLLYDIAERRWDEELLRLFGIPAALLPEVHPNTHVFGMTDPAIVGRAIPIAGMAGDQQAALIGQRCFSPGEIKSTYGTGCFLLANIGAEPVLSDKRLLTTIGYEIGGDRAYAMEGSIFIAGAAIKWLRDRMGLIASAEETAQLAASVPADHGVHLVPAFVGLGAPHWRTDVRASISGMTLDTGAAQIARAALEAVAFQTCDLIDAMTGDRIAPRTMIRIDGGMATNDWFAQFLADMMGLPVERPANHETTALGAAFLAGLTVGVWPDIASLDALPRAVTRFSPAIEAQDRTRSLGQWRKAVRHALAASTQDEVEELPR; from the coding sequence ATCGCGTCGCGCGATCTCGCCCAGCACTATCCGAATCCCGGCTGGGTCGAGCAGGATCCCGAACATATCTGGCAGGGCGCGCTCGGGACGCTGCGCGATATTCTCTCGGCGGACGTTGCCGCCATCGGCATCACCAACCAGCGCGAGACGATCCTGCTTTGGGAGCGCGACACCGGTCGGCCACTGCATAATGCGATCGTCTGGCAGGATCGCCGTACCGCGGATCGCTGCGCAGCGCTGCTCGCGGAGGGTGCCGAGCCGATGGTGCGCCGTAAGACCGGGCTCCTCCTCGATCCCTATTTCTCGGCAACCAAGCTAGCCTGGCTCCTCGATACGATCCCCGGTGCGCGGGCGCGCGCCGAGCGCGGCGAACTGGCCGCCGGCACCGTCGACAGCTTCCTGCTCTGGCGACTGACGGGTGGCCGGGTCCATGCGACCGATGTCACCAATGCATCGCGGACCTTGCTTTACGATATCGCCGAACGCCGATGGGATGAGGAACTGCTGCGCCTGTTCGGCATTCCGGCCGCGCTGCTCCCCGAAGTGCATCCCAACACCCATGTCTTCGGCATGACCGATCCCGCAATCGTCGGGCGTGCGATCCCGATCGCCGGCATGGCGGGCGACCAGCAGGCGGCGCTCATCGGGCAGCGCTGCTTTTCGCCCGGTGAGATCAAGTCGACCTATGGCACCGGCTGCTTCCTGCTCGCCAATATCGGCGCCGAGCCCGTGCTTTCGGACAAGAGGCTGCTGACCACGATCGGCTATGAGATCGGCGGCGACCGCGCTTATGCGATGGAAGGCTCGATCTTCATCGCGGGGGCCGCGATCAAATGGCTGCGCGACCGCATGGGGTTGATCGCGAGCGCCGAAGAGACCGCGCAACTCGCCGCTTCGGTGCCCGCCGATCATGGCGTCCATCTTGTGCCCGCCTTCGTCGGGCTCGGCGCGCCGCACTGGCGCACCGACGTGCGCGCCTCGATCAGCGGCATGACGCTCGATACCGGCGCCGCGCAGATCGCGCGCGCCGCATTGGAGGCCGTCGCCTTCCAGACCTGCGACCTGATCGACGCGATGACCGGCGACCGGATCGCGCCGCGCACGATGATCCGCATCGACGGCGGCATGGCGACCAATGACTGGTTCGCGCAGTTCCTCGCCGACATGATGGGTCTACCGGTCGAGCGTCCCGCCAATCACGAAACGACCGCGCTCGGCGCGGCCTTTCTGGCAGGGCTTACGGTCGGTGTCTGGCCCGACATCGCATCGCTCGACGCGCTTCCTCGTGCCGTGACGCGCTTTTCGCCGGCGATCGAAGCGCAGGATCGAACGCGATCGCTGGGCCAATGGAGGAAGGCCGTCCGACATGCGCTCGCCGCCAGTACGCAAGATGAGGTAGAGGAACTCCCGAGATGA